In Nocardioides sp. InS609-2, a single genomic region encodes these proteins:
- a CDS encoding sugar nucleotide-binding protein yields MRLLVTGGRTGYLGRHVVTLARSAGHDVVAVGSADADLRDAAAVAGLVATHLPEAVIHTAYAQSDWAVTATGAAHVARACATYDARLVLVSSDVVFSGASGRYDESAPPDPITPYGAAKAAAETATLAMVADAVVARTSLILGDGQSPHERLVHSLLGGAEGALFDDEMRCPVHVADLAAALVELASSDHRGVLHAAGADAMSRLDLGRLIARRDGLAPTQLRGRSREAAGVRGPVDVRLDSTRAAGLLTTRLRGATEFL; encoded by the coding sequence ATGCGGCTGCTGGTCACCGGAGGCCGGACCGGCTACCTCGGCCGACACGTCGTCACACTCGCGCGGTCAGCGGGCCATGACGTCGTAGCCGTCGGCAGTGCGGACGCCGATCTCCGCGACGCTGCGGCGGTCGCTGGACTCGTCGCCACCCACCTGCCGGAGGCTGTGATCCACACCGCCTACGCCCAGTCCGACTGGGCGGTGACCGCGACGGGTGCCGCCCACGTCGCCCGGGCGTGCGCGACGTACGACGCGAGGCTGGTCCTGGTCTCCTCCGACGTCGTCTTCTCGGGAGCCTCCGGCCGCTACGACGAGTCGGCTCCACCAGATCCGATCACGCCGTACGGAGCGGCCAAGGCGGCCGCAGAGACAGCCACCCTGGCGATGGTCGCTGATGCCGTGGTCGCCCGCACCTCGCTGATCCTGGGCGACGGACAGTCGCCGCACGAGCGTCTGGTCCACAGCCTGTTGGGCGGCGCCGAGGGTGCGCTCTTCGACGACGAGATGCGGTGCCCGGTGCACGTCGCGGATCTCGCCGCAGCCCTGGTCGAGCTCGCGTCGTCCGACCACCGAGGCGTCCTGCACGCGGCCGGCGCGGATGCGATGAGCAGGCTCGACCTGGGCCGCCTGATCGCCCGGCGCGACGGCCTCGCCCCGACGCAGCTGCGCGGCCGGTCACGGGAAGCAGCGGGCGTGCGCGGACCGGTCGACGTACGCCTCGACTCCACGCGTGCCGCGGGCCTGTTGACCACCCGGCTGCGCGGCGCCACGGAGTTCTTGTGA
- a CDS encoding phosphatidate cytidylyltransferase yields MTETPPPVGSPTAPPAKDHGRAGRNLPAAVASAVVLLAAIAASLAVWKTAFMLIVAAAVVVALWELRQGLLAKNIDLPEQPLMVGGVVMVVVAYFWGAPALVTATAVTALVVMLWLLRRGIDGYVQTATASVFTLVYVPFLGSFVALLLAEGGATGFDRFDEGVKAIMTFILVTIASDIGGYIAGVLFGRHPMAPVISPKKSWEGFAGSLVFTVAAGVALVVYLLEGHWWVGVALGLIAVVMATLGDLCESVMKRDLGIKDMSQVIPGHGGLMDRLDSLLATVAPIWLLLHYLVF; encoded by the coding sequence ATGACTGAGACGCCCCCACCTGTCGGCTCGCCGACCGCACCTCCGGCCAAGGACCACGGCCGCGCCGGCCGCAACCTTCCGGCCGCGGTCGCCTCCGCCGTCGTCCTGCTCGCTGCCATCGCGGCGTCGCTGGCCGTCTGGAAGACCGCGTTCATGCTCATCGTGGCGGCCGCTGTGGTCGTTGCCCTCTGGGAGCTGCGGCAGGGACTGCTCGCCAAGAACATCGACCTTCCCGAGCAGCCACTCATGGTCGGCGGTGTCGTCATGGTCGTCGTGGCCTACTTCTGGGGCGCGCCCGCGCTGGTGACCGCCACCGCAGTGACCGCCCTGGTCGTCATGCTCTGGCTGCTGCGCCGTGGGATCGACGGCTATGTCCAGACGGCGACGGCCTCCGTCTTCACCCTCGTCTACGTGCCGTTCCTGGGCTCGTTCGTGGCGCTGCTGCTGGCCGAGGGCGGAGCCACGGGCTTCGACCGCTTCGACGAGGGCGTCAAGGCCATCATGACGTTCATCCTGGTCACCATCGCCTCTGACATCGGCGGTTACATCGCCGGCGTCCTCTTCGGCCGGCACCCGATGGCCCCGGTCATCTCGCCGAAGAAGTCGTGGGAAGGCTTTGCCGGTTCGCTGGTCTTCACCGTGGCGGCCGGTGTGGCGCTCGTGGTCTACCTGCTCGAGGGACACTGGTGGGTGGGCGTCGCACTCGGCCTGATCGCTGTGGTGATGGCAACCCTGGGCGACCTGTGCGAGTCGGTGATGAAGCGCGACCTCGGCATCAAGGACATGAGCCAGGTCATCCCCGGCCACGGTGGTCTGATGGACCGTCTCGACTCCCTGCTCGCCACCGTCGCGCCGATCTGGCTGCTCCTGCACTACCTCGTCTTCTGA
- the frr gene encoding ribosome recycling factor has translation MNEILKDAEDKMKKSVESTREDFSAIRAGRAQPSMFSKIVVDYYGSPTPLQQLASFTSQDARVILIAPYDVGAMGSIERAIRDSDLGVNPANDGKVLRCAFPELTEDRRKDYIKVAKGKAEDGRVSVRNVRRNAKQGLEKLEKDGEVGKDDVTGAEKRLDGVTKTYTDQIDDLLKNKEAELLEV, from the coding sequence ATCAACGAGATCCTCAAAGACGCCGAGGACAAGATGAAGAAGTCGGTCGAGTCGACCCGCGAGGACTTCTCGGCGATCCGCGCCGGGCGCGCCCAGCCGAGCATGTTCAGCAAGATCGTCGTCGACTACTACGGATCGCCGACGCCGCTCCAGCAGCTCGCGTCCTTCACCTCGCAGGACGCTCGGGTCATCTTGATCGCGCCGTACGACGTGGGCGCCATGGGCAGCATCGAACGCGCCATCCGCGACTCCGACCTCGGCGTCAACCCGGCCAACGACGGCAAGGTGCTCCGTTGCGCCTTCCCCGAGCTGACCGAGGACCGTCGCAAGGACTACATCAAGGTCGCCAAGGGCAAGGCCGAGGACGGCCGCGTCTCGGTGCGCAACGTGCGCCGCAACGCCAAGCAGGGGCTCGAGAAGCTCGAGAAGGACGGCGAGGTCGGCAAGGACGACGTCACCGGCGCCGAGAAGCGTCTCGACGGCGTCACCAAGACCTACACGGACCAGATCGACGACCTGCTCAAGAACAAAGAAGCCGAGCTGCTCGAGGTCTGA
- the pyrH gene encoding UMP kinase has product MTAYHRVLLKLSGEVFGGGSVGVDPDVVSNVAKEIAAVVRSGVGVAIVVGGGNFFRGAEMQQRGMDRSRADYMGMLGTVMNCLALQDFLEKEGIETRVQTAIAMGQVAEPYIPRRAIRHIEKGRVVIFGAGAGMPFFSTDTVAAQRALETHCEVVLYAKQGVDGVYSADPKKDPTATKYDTLTFNDALVQGLSVIDATAFALCQGNDMPIIVFGAEDEGAILRIVQGEKIGTLVSTGA; this is encoded by the coding sequence GTGACCGCCTACCACCGTGTCCTGCTCAAGCTCTCCGGTGAGGTGTTCGGCGGCGGCAGCGTCGGCGTCGACCCCGACGTCGTCTCCAACGTCGCGAAAGAGATAGCGGCCGTGGTCCGGTCCGGCGTGGGCGTGGCCATCGTCGTCGGCGGCGGCAACTTCTTCCGCGGCGCCGAGATGCAGCAGCGCGGCATGGACCGCTCGCGCGCCGACTACATGGGCATGCTCGGCACCGTCATGAACTGCCTGGCCCTCCAGGACTTCCTCGAGAAGGAAGGCATCGAGACGCGCGTGCAGACCGCGATCGCGATGGGCCAGGTCGCCGAGCCCTACATCCCGCGCCGGGCGATCCGGCACATCGAGAAGGGTCGCGTCGTGATCTTCGGCGCCGGCGCCGGCATGCCGTTCTTCTCCACCGACACGGTCGCCGCCCAACGAGCGCTGGAGACCCACTGCGAGGTGGTGCTCTACGCCAAGCAGGGCGTGGACGGTGTCTACAGCGCAGACCCGAAGAAGGACCCGACCGCCACCAAGTACGACACGCTCACCTTCAACGACGCACTGGTCCAGGGACTGAGTGTCATAGACGCGACAGCGTTCGCGCTCTGCCAGGGGAACGACATGCCGATCATCGTCTTCGGCGCCGAGGACGAGGGCGCGATCCTGCGCATCGTGCAGGGTGAGAAGATTGGCACGCTCGTCAGCACCGGGGCCTGA
- the tsf gene encoding translation elongation factor Ts produces the protein MANFSAADVKKLREFTGAGMMDCKKALDEAEGDFDKAVELLRVKGAAKAAKRGAEREASAGLVAHSAGVLVELKCETDFVAKGDDFITAAQKIADAASEAKPADVEALKAVALDGQTVGEIVDGLAISIGEKIELGQYVHFDGSAVAYMHKRAADLPPAVGVLVEYAGDADAARAAAMQVAAMRPQYLTRDEVPADIVAKEREIAEATSREEGKPEQAIAKITEGRLNGFFKDVVLLEQPSVTENKKSVKTVLDEAGTTITRFARFEVGA, from the coding sequence ATGGCTAACTTCTCAGCCGCCGATGTCAAGAAGCTCCGGGAGTTCACCGGCGCCGGCATGATGGACTGCAAGAAGGCGCTCGACGAGGCCGAGGGCGACTTCGACAAGGCTGTCGAGCTGCTCCGCGTCAAGGGCGCCGCCAAGGCCGCCAAGCGCGGTGCCGAGCGCGAGGCCTCCGCTGGCCTGGTCGCCCACTCTGCCGGCGTACTCGTCGAGCTCAAGTGCGAGACCGACTTCGTGGCCAAGGGTGACGACTTCATCACCGCCGCCCAGAAGATCGCCGACGCTGCGTCCGAGGCCAAGCCGGCCGACGTCGAGGCGCTCAAGGCCGTCGCGCTCGACGGTCAGACGGTCGGCGAGATCGTCGATGGTCTCGCGATCTCGATCGGCGAGAAGATCGAGCTCGGTCAGTACGTCCACTTCGACGGCTCGGCCGTGGCCTACATGCACAAGCGTGCGGCCGACCTGCCGCCCGCCGTGGGCGTGCTGGTGGAGTACGCCGGCGACGCCGACGCGGCCCGGGCCGCTGCGATGCAGGTCGCCGCGATGCGCCCGCAGTACCTCACGCGTGACGAGGTCCCGGCCGACATCGTCGCCAAGGAGCGCGAGATCGCCGAGGCCACCTCCCGTGAGGAGGGCAAGCCCGAGCAGGCGATCGCCAAGATCACCGAGGGTCGCCTCAACGGCTTCTTCAAGGACGTCGTCCTGCTGGAGCAGCCCTCGGTCACCGAGAACAAGAAGTCCGTCAAGACCGTTCTCGACGAGGCCGGCACGACCATCACGCGGTTCGCCCGGTTCGAGGTCGGTGCCTGA
- the rpsB gene encoding 30S ribosomal protein S2, with product MAVVTMRQLLESGVHFGHQTRRWNPKMKRFIMTERNGIYIIDLQQSLAYIDRSYAFVKETVAKGGVVMFVGTKKQAQEAIAEQATRVGMPYVNQRWLGGMLTNFQTVHQRINRLKELDEIDFDNVAGSGRTKKELLQMKRERDKLDKTLGGIREMTRTPSAVWIVDTNKEHLAVEEARKLRIPIIGILDSNCDPDLVDFPIPGNDDAIRAVGLLTRVVADAVAEGLIARSGAKSGDAAATAEEPLAEWERELLAGDADKAAVAATGGDAATDTAAAESTGAAAEAPAADAAAEKATDKPAAEVATEEPAAEKATDEPAAEEPAAEIKPLADVSSATEGPHGADSAAALEDGSAPEGFDVKGNADSMKFHAPTSPWYDRTKAEVWFRTEEAAEKAGFVNAEKKD from the coding sequence ATGGCAGTCGTCACCATGCGCCAGCTGCTCGAGAGCGGCGTCCACTTCGGTCACCAGACCCGTCGCTGGAACCCGAAGATGAAGCGCTTCATCATGACCGAGCGCAACGGCATCTACATCATCGACCTGCAGCAGTCGCTGGCCTACATCGACCGCAGCTACGCCTTCGTCAAGGAGACCGTCGCCAAGGGCGGCGTCGTGATGTTCGTCGGCACGAAGAAGCAGGCCCAGGAAGCGATCGCCGAGCAGGCGACCCGCGTCGGGATGCCCTACGTCAACCAGCGCTGGCTCGGTGGCATGCTCACCAACTTCCAGACCGTGCACCAGCGGATCAACCGCCTCAAGGAGCTCGACGAGATCGACTTCGACAACGTCGCCGGCTCCGGTCGCACCAAGAAGGAACTGCTTCAGATGAAGCGGGAACGCGACAAGCTCGACAAGACCCTGGGCGGCATCCGCGAGATGACCCGCACCCCGTCGGCCGTCTGGATCGTCGACACCAACAAGGAGCACCTTGCTGTCGAGGAGGCGCGCAAGCTGCGCATCCCGATCATCGGCATCCTCGACTCCAACTGCGACCCCGACCTCGTCGACTTCCCGATCCCGGGCAACGACGACGCCATCCGCGCGGTCGGCCTGCTGACCCGCGTGGTCGCCGACGCCGTCGCCGAGGGCCTCATCGCCCGCTCCGGTGCCAAGTCCGGCGACGCTGCCGCGACCGCCGAGGAGCCGCTGGCCGAGTGGGAGCGCGAGCTGCTCGCCGGTGACGCCGACAAGGCTGCCGTTGCTGCCACCGGTGGCGACGCCGCCACCGACACCGCCGCTGCCGAGAGCACCGGCGCCGCTGCCGAGGCGCCCGCCGCCGACGCCGCTGCCGAGAAGGCCACCGACAAGCCGGCCGCCGAGGTCGCCACCGAGGAGCCGGCAGCGGAGAAGGCCACCGACGAGCCGGCCGCCGAGGAGCCGGCCGCGGAGATCAAGCCTCTCGCCGACGTGTCCTCCGCCACCGAAGGCCCGCACGGCGCCGACTCGGCTGCCGCGCTCGAGGACGGCTCGGCTCCCGAGGGCTTCGACGTCAAGGGCAACGCCGACTCGATGAAGTTCCACGCGCCGACGAGCCCCTGGTACGACCGCACCAAGGCCGAGGTCTGGTTCCGCACCGAAGAGGCCGCCGAGAAGGCTGGTTTCGTCAACGCCGAGAAGAAGGACTGA
- a CDS encoding M23 family metallopeptidase: MFPRALTATLVLFLVVAAAPARASAGPVPLVGSSADPVGVWPLQPEPEVVSGFDPPDDPWGTGHRGVDLAGVPAQSVRAAMAGRISFAGQLAGRGVVVVDHGDTRTTYEPVVATAHVDDRVEAGDVIGRLSVPFSHCFPRACLHWGWLRGDTYLDPLELVDDTGPVRLLPLWRDRPVPPSPTAALSQASWWRLALVPRRPAALPQGAGHRAVQ, from the coding sequence ATGTTCCCTCGTGCTCTCACCGCCACCCTGGTCCTCTTCCTTGTCGTGGCCGCGGCTCCTGCGCGGGCGTCGGCCGGGCCCGTGCCCCTGGTCGGTTCGTCGGCCGATCCGGTCGGCGTCTGGCCGTTGCAGCCGGAGCCCGAGGTCGTGTCCGGCTTCGACCCTCCCGACGATCCCTGGGGAACGGGCCACCGTGGCGTCGACCTGGCCGGCGTGCCGGCTCAGTCGGTGCGAGCCGCGATGGCCGGCCGGATCAGCTTCGCGGGGCAGCTGGCCGGGCGCGGAGTCGTGGTCGTCGACCACGGCGACACGCGCACCACCTATGAGCCGGTGGTGGCGACGGCGCACGTCGATGACCGGGTGGAGGCGGGCGATGTGATCGGGCGGCTCAGCGTGCCGTTCTCGCACTGCTTCCCGCGCGCCTGCCTGCACTGGGGCTGGCTTCGTGGCGACACCTATCTCGATCCCCTCGAGCTGGTCGACGACACCGGGCCGGTCCGCCTCCTCCCTCTGTGGCGTGACCGTCCCGTGCCGCCTTCCCCCACCGCAGCTCTCTCCCAGGCGAGCTGGTGGCGTCTTGCGCTCGTGCCACGCAGACCGGCAGCCCTCCCCCAGGGCGCCGGTCACCGCGCGGTTCAGTGA
- a CDS encoding tyrosine recombinase XerC: MTDVADRADVLPEGFARLLGEYERHLVSERDLAPHTVRAYVGDVCGLLDHAHRLGHDDVATIDLRSLRSWLAKQHTMGSARSSIARRATAARVFTAWLVRTGRAPADAGASLASPKKPKSLPPVLRADEARDLIEAAADLADDGSPVGVRDVAMLELLYATGIRVGELVALDIDDLDHERRVARVFGKGRKERTVPYGQPAAAALDRWLRFGRPQVRAEGAGAALFLGSRGRRIDQRVVRELVHRRIAEVPGAPDIGPHGLRHTAATHLLEGGADLRSVQELLGHASLATTQLYTHVTTDRLRSAYKQAHPRA; this comes from the coding sequence ATGACCGACGTCGCCGACCGTGCGGACGTGCTGCCGGAGGGGTTCGCGCGCCTGCTGGGGGAGTACGAACGCCACCTGGTCTCCGAGCGCGACCTGGCTCCGCACACCGTGCGCGCCTACGTCGGCGACGTGTGCGGCCTGCTCGACCACGCCCACCGGCTCGGCCACGACGACGTCGCCACGATCGACCTCCGCAGCCTGCGCAGCTGGCTGGCCAAGCAGCACACGATGGGCAGCGCCCGCAGCAGCATCGCTCGTCGGGCGACGGCCGCGCGGGTCTTCACCGCCTGGCTCGTCCGCACCGGCCGGGCGCCGGCAGACGCAGGGGCGTCTCTCGCCTCGCCGAAGAAGCCCAAGTCGCTGCCGCCCGTGCTACGCGCCGACGAGGCGCGTGACCTGATCGAAGCAGCTGCCGACCTCGCCGACGACGGCAGCCCCGTCGGGGTGCGCGACGTGGCCATGCTCGAGCTGCTGTACGCCACCGGCATCCGGGTGGGTGAGCTGGTCGCGCTCGACATCGACGACCTCGACCACGAGCGTCGGGTCGCCCGGGTCTTCGGCAAGGGCCGCAAGGAGCGGACGGTGCCGTACGGCCAGCCAGCCGCCGCAGCGCTCGACCGCTGGCTGCGCTTCGGACGACCGCAGGTGCGGGCCGAGGGAGCCGGAGCCGCACTCTTCCTGGGGTCGAGGGGTCGGCGGATCGACCAGCGAGTGGTCCGCGAGCTCGTGCATCGGCGCATCGCCGAGGTGCCCGGTGCCCCCGACATCGGGCCGCATGGGCTCAGGCACACCGCCGCCACCCACCTGCTCGAAGGCGGAGCAGACCTCCGGTCGGTGCAGGAGCTGCTCGGGCACGCCTCACTGGCCACCACCCAGCTCTACACTCACGTCACCACCGACCGGTTGCGCTCGGCGTACAAGCAGGCGCATCCTCGAGCCTGA
- a CDS encoding GNAT family N-acetyltransferase, whose amino-acid sequence MTQTPADLLAAYDAQLRQEAEVSTAHGWHRHGPLVRAVTDWGGFVTYRDLEGAEGAALDALIADTIAWFRDETEVSSFEWKSRGHDAPADLPERLLAQGLVADPTETVMIGAAERLDVPVDLPAGVLLRRAGDDGADLLADATAASKMQAAVFGRDAIADPSVLVNRLIEAPELYELWLAEDEHGAVVSAGRLDIVPGTEFGGLWGGAVLADWRGRGIYRAMVAARARSAIRLGAVYLHSDCTDMSRPILERSGLVMVTTTTPYNWTRP is encoded by the coding sequence GTGACCCAGACTCCGGCCGACCTGCTTGCTGCCTATGACGCCCAGCTCCGTCAGGAGGCCGAGGTCTCGACCGCACATGGGTGGCACCGGCACGGTCCGCTCGTCCGAGCCGTCACCGACTGGGGTGGTTTCGTCACCTACCGCGACCTCGAAGGAGCCGAAGGCGCGGCGCTCGACGCCCTGATCGCAGACACGATCGCGTGGTTCCGGGACGAGACAGAGGTCAGTTCCTTCGAGTGGAAGTCCCGAGGCCACGACGCCCCGGCCGACCTGCCCGAACGGCTTCTGGCCCAGGGTCTGGTGGCCGACCCGACCGAGACGGTGATGATCGGCGCTGCCGAGCGCCTGGACGTCCCCGTCGACCTCCCGGCAGGTGTGCTCCTGCGTCGCGCGGGCGACGACGGCGCCGACCTGCTCGCGGACGCGACCGCGGCCTCGAAGATGCAGGCGGCAGTGTTCGGCAGGGACGCCATCGCCGATCCCTCGGTCCTGGTCAACCGACTCATCGAGGCGCCCGAGCTCTACGAGCTGTGGCTGGCCGAGGACGAGCACGGCGCGGTGGTGTCTGCCGGGCGCCTCGACATTGTCCCCGGCACCGAGTTCGGCGGTCTGTGGGGTGGCGCCGTGCTGGCGGACTGGCGCGGACGGGGCATCTACCGCGCCATGGTGGCCGCGCGGGCGCGGTCGGCGATACGGCTCGGGGCGGTCTACCTCCACAGCGACTGCACCGACATGTCCCGCCCGATCCTCGAACGCAGCGGCTTGGTCATGGTGACCACCACCACGCCGTACAACTGGACGCGTCCCTGA
- the dprA gene encoding DNA-processing protein DprA: MNASAPSTDERLARVALARLGEPGEARLAGLAAELGAVQLYDALCAERNPHGILTDVAGRLSEVDPERDLRRADRQGIRFVVPGDAEWPRRLDDLAAAGSLYERGGAPIGLWVRGPLDLSTIDRCVAIVGSRSSTSYGLRVADEIAATVARAGAAVVSGAAFGIDQAAHRGALAVGGTTVAVLACGADRAYPEAHRALIDHIATVGAVVSESPPGCSPTRIRFLARNRLIAALGNGTVIVEAAIRSGALNTANWSERLHRVLMGVPGPVTSAQSEGVHQLVRTGAAGLVTCGNDVLELVGGAGQHLRDDPREPARPRDRLTARQRQVIDAVPVRSPAPADSVARTAGMGLIEVRGVLGRLSDHRLVEFVGGGWRLCDPTGRDGLSRSDPELNLDGVT; encoded by the coding sequence ATGAACGCCTCGGCGCCGTCGACCGACGAACGGCTGGCCCGGGTGGCGCTGGCCCGGTTGGGCGAGCCGGGGGAGGCCCGGCTGGCCGGCCTAGCCGCCGAGCTGGGTGCGGTCCAGCTGTACGACGCGCTCTGCGCCGAACGCAACCCGCACGGCATACTCACCGACGTCGCCGGCCGGCTCTCCGAGGTCGATCCTGAGCGCGACCTGCGTCGGGCTGACCGACAGGGCATCCGATTCGTGGTCCCCGGCGACGCCGAGTGGCCGCGGCGGCTCGACGACCTTGCGGCCGCAGGCTCCCTGTACGAGCGCGGTGGTGCCCCGATCGGCCTCTGGGTCCGAGGCCCGCTCGATCTCTCCACCATCGACCGGTGCGTCGCGATCGTCGGTTCGCGGTCGTCGACCAGCTACGGGCTGCGCGTGGCCGACGAGATCGCCGCGACGGTCGCACGAGCCGGGGCAGCGGTCGTCTCGGGGGCAGCGTTCGGGATCGACCAGGCCGCCCATCGGGGCGCGCTCGCAGTCGGTGGCACCACCGTGGCAGTGCTCGCGTGCGGCGCAGACCGGGCCTACCCAGAGGCGCACCGGGCGCTCATCGACCACATCGCCACGGTCGGGGCCGTCGTGTCCGAGTCTCCTCCGGGCTGCTCGCCCACGCGCATCCGCTTCCTGGCCCGCAACCGGCTGATCGCCGCTCTCGGCAACGGCACGGTCATCGTCGAGGCAGCCATCCGCAGCGGTGCACTCAACACCGCCAACTGGAGCGAGCGTCTGCACCGCGTCCTGATGGGCGTGCCCGGACCGGTCACGAGCGCCCAGTCCGAAGGCGTCCACCAGCTCGTCCGCACCGGCGCGGCGGGCCTGGTCACCTGTGGCAATGACGTGCTCGAGCTCGTCGGGGGTGCCGGTCAGCACCTCCGCGACGATCCCCGCGAGCCTGCGCGACCCCGAGACCGTCTCACCGCTCGCCAGCGGCAGGTGATCGATGCCGTGCCGGTGCGTTCGCCGGCGCCTGCAGACTCGGTCGCCCGCACTGCCGGCATGGGTCTGATCGAGGTGCGCGGCGTGCTCGGTCGACTGTCCGACCATCGCCTGGTGGAGTTCGTCGGCGGCGGCTGGCGTCTGTGCGATCCCACCGGTCGCGATGGTCTGTCACGGTCCGATCCGGAGCTGAATCTCGATGGCGTCACGTGA
- a CDS encoding YifB family Mg chelatase-like AAA ATPase, translated as MPFATTHTVSLQGSVGHLIEVQADVSQGIVGMTVVGRPDATLNEARDRVRMAIANSMLAWPATRRVTILLAPADLPKSGTHFDLAMAVAIKAADGLVPTSALEATVFIGELTLSGGLRSVPGVLPMVMAAAQRGVGRVFVPEPQVREAALVPGMEVFGVRSLAQVISVLSGDDVPEAPPVAPMSGARLLSWRGQHERSQVDMADLEGMLEAKYAVEVAAAGGHHLLLSGPKGAGKTTLAERIPSVLPDLTAEEALELTAIHSLAGALEPGDDLMRRPPYFAPHHDASKASLLGGGTGRVRPGAVSRAHCGVLFLDEFPLFRTDVVEALREPLEGGQVTIARGEELATFPARGMVVLAANPCPCGDYSPSAPANKCTCFDPVRRAYRQKLTGPIADRIDILRHVEPEPRHAGADKFAVRERSDQILRRVALARERQAERYAGRGFRLNSQVPGHLLESEWPLAPEARSRLDKELYEGRLTRRGAVRVHRLALTVSDLRGLEHPGFDEVMAALHLRTGEPLEIASLGRAG; from the coding sequence ATGCCCTTCGCCACCACGCACACGGTCAGCCTGCAGGGCTCCGTCGGTCACCTGATCGAGGTCCAGGCCGACGTCTCCCAGGGCATCGTCGGCATGACCGTCGTCGGGCGCCCGGACGCGACCCTCAACGAGGCGCGCGACCGGGTCCGGATGGCCATCGCCAACTCCATGCTGGCCTGGCCGGCCACCCGCCGGGTCACGATCCTGCTGGCGCCGGCCGACCTGCCCAAGAGCGGGACCCACTTCGACCTCGCCATGGCAGTCGCCATCAAGGCTGCCGATGGGCTCGTCCCGACCTCGGCCCTGGAGGCCACGGTGTTCATCGGTGAGCTGACGCTCTCGGGCGGGCTGCGCTCGGTCCCGGGTGTGCTGCCGATGGTGATGGCAGCAGCGCAACGAGGCGTGGGGCGGGTGTTCGTGCCGGAGCCGCAGGTGCGCGAGGCCGCGCTGGTGCCGGGCATGGAGGTGTTCGGGGTGCGCTCGCTCGCCCAGGTCATCAGCGTGCTCAGCGGAGACGACGTGCCCGAGGCGCCGCCGGTCGCGCCCATGTCCGGAGCCAGGTTGCTGTCCTGGCGCGGCCAGCACGAGCGCAGCCAGGTCGACATGGCCGACCTGGAGGGCATGCTGGAGGCCAAGTATGCCGTGGAGGTCGCCGCAGCCGGTGGTCACCACCTGCTTCTCTCCGGGCCGAAGGGTGCCGGCAAGACCACGCTCGCCGAGCGGATTCCTTCGGTGCTGCCCGACCTGACCGCCGAGGAAGCGCTCGAGCTGACGGCCATCCACTCCCTGGCCGGAGCCCTCGAGCCCGGCGACGATCTCATGCGTCGGCCACCGTACTTCGCACCCCACCACGACGCGAGCAAGGCCAGCCTGCTGGGAGGCGGCACGGGCCGAGTGCGGCCGGGTGCGGTGAGCAGGGCCCACTGCGGTGTGTTGTTCCTCGACGAGTTCCCGCTCTTCCGCACCGACGTGGTCGAGGCGCTGCGTGAGCCGCTCGAAGGTGGTCAGGTGACCATCGCGCGGGGTGAGGAGCTTGCGACCTTTCCGGCCCGGGGCATGGTCGTGCTCGCCGCCAACCCTTGTCCGTGCGGCGACTACTCCCCGTCGGCGCCGGCCAACAAGTGCACTTGCTTCGATCCCGTGCGCCGCGCCTACCGCCAGAAGCTCACCGGTCCGATCGCCGACCGCATCGACATCCTGAGGCATGTCGAGCCGGAGCCGCGCCACGCCGGGGCCGACAAGTTCGCCGTGCGCGAGCGATCTGACCAGATCCTCCGTCGGGTGGCGTTGGCCCGCGAGCGGCAGGCCGAGCGCTACGCGGGTCGCGGTTTCCGGCTCAACAGTCAGGTCCCCGGTCACCTGCTCGAGTCCGAGTGGCCGCTCGCGCCCGAGGCGCGCAGCCGGCTCGACAAGGAGCTCTACGAAGGGCGACTGACCCGTCGGGGGGCGGTCCGGGTGCACCGGCTCGCCCTCACGGTGTCCGATCTGCGCGGCCTCGAGCACCCAGGGTTCGACGAGGTCATGGCGGCGCTTCACCTGCGCACCGGTGAGCCGCTCGAGATCGCGTCGCTGGGACGAGCCGGATGA
- a CDS encoding YraN family protein, whose protein sequence is MTRAHTDTHRTAPPTHNGALGAYGETLAARHLVERGMVLLDRNWRCRDGEIDLLLRDGDVLVACEVKTRTTFACGTPHEAVDVAKVAKLRLVAEQWVRDQAVSPRDIRVDLVAVLRPLRGASVVEHVAGVG, encoded by the coding sequence ATGACTCGAGCCCACACCGATACCCATCGCACCGCGCCACCGACCCACAACGGTGCTCTCGGCGCGTACGGCGAGACCCTCGCCGCGCGCCATCTCGTCGAACGCGGCATGGTGCTCCTCGACCGCAACTGGCGCTGCCGAGACGGCGAGATCGACCTGCTCCTGCGTGACGGCGACGTGCTCGTCGCCTGCGAGGTCAAGACCCGCACCACTTTCGCGTGCGGCACGCCGCACGAAGCAGTCGATGTCGCCAAGGTCGCGAAGCTGCGCCTGGTGGCTGAGCAGTGGGTGCGCGATCAGGCCGTTTCGCCCCGTGACATCCGGGTCGACCTGGTCGCGGTGCTGCGACCGCTGCGCGGGGCTTCGGTCGTCGAGCACGTGGCAGGAGTCGGCTGA